Proteins found in one Arachis stenosperma cultivar V10309 chromosome 8, arast.V10309.gnm1.PFL2, whole genome shotgun sequence genomic segment:
- the LOC130943611 gene encoding HVA22-like protein i isoform X1 yields the protein MIGSFITRALVMAFGYAYPAYECYKAVEKNKPEIEQLRFWCQYWILVALLTVFERIGDTFISWYNIHPLLSVEQIRKLFCFHILFLSLECSSCRVPMYSEAKLAFFIYLWYPKTKGTTYVYDSFFRPYVAKHESEIDRNLSELKTRAGDVAVLYWQRAASYGQTRIVDILQYVAAQSTPAPPPAQQRPGARVRQTAPANHQPAAATEIQAEDPPSPTSRSSLSQQQKEVAEMSSSQVPKAVLSAAGISTQNPTPQLINQSAAPAETEPMQINAANESENPSTEETVMEESIRVTRGRLRKNRSTAMP from the exons ATGATAGGATCGTTTATTACCCGGGCACTTGT AATGGCTTTTGGCTATGCCTACCCAGCCTATGAATGCTATAAAGCAGTTGAGAAGAATAAACCAGAAATTGAGCAACTTCGCTTTTGGTGCCAATATTG GATTTTGGTCGCTCTTTTGACAGTTTTTGAGAGAATTGGTGATACTTTTATATCATGGTACAACATACATCCACTGCTTTCAGTTGAACAAATAAGGAAACTGTTTTGCTTTCATATTTTGTTCTTGTCTTTAGAGTGTTCTTCTTGTAGGGTCCCAATGTACAGTGAAGCTAAGTTGGCGTTTTTCATATACCTGTGGTACCCTAAAACAAAG GGGACAACATATGTATATGATTCCTTCTTTAGACCATATGTTGCAAAGCATGAGTCAGAAATCGATCGCAACTTGTCAGAACTAAAGACAAGGGCTGGAGATGTAGCAGTTTTGTATTGGCAAAGAGCTGCTAGTTACGGCCAGACTAGAATAGTTGACATTTTGCAGTATGTTGCTGCGCAATCAACGCCAGCACCTCCCCCTGCTCAG CAACGACCAGGTGCAAGGGTCCGTCAAACTGCACCAGCTAATCATCAACCAGCTGCTGCAACAGAAATACAGGCTGAGGATCCTCCTTCTCCTACTTCCCGATCATCTTTAAGTCAGCAACAGAAGGAAGTAGCAGAGATGAGTTCTTCACAAGTGCCTAAAGCCGTTTTATCTGCAGCAGGCATAAGTACCCAGAATCCTACGCCCCAGTTGATCAACCAATCAGCAGCACCTGCAGAGACAGAGCCAATGCAGATTAATGCAGCAAATGAAAGTGAGAACCCCTCTACAGAAGAGACAGTAATGGAAGAAAGCATTAGGGTTACACGTGGCAGATTAAGAAAAAATCGATCAACTGCAATGCCTTAA
- the LOC130945257 gene encoding uncharacterized protein LOC130945257 yields the protein MTRKQSKIDAIFKRKAADNIGVQTNQPSNLILQEVQVSELSNLTQNTHEHEAKVSRLEKDVDISLLERDPGKRRPIWQYNVNERDKIRRAYIIAGPYQPTNISYPASELGFSNWKKVNNGVNCAFVCHEGSIPNSPHNLCVKSCDDLMAHSKHIDKVLDRHSDETIANNRLRLKTSIDAIRWLAFQACAFRGDDESPGSLNRGNFIKLIKLLASCNQNVNNVVLENAPGNAQYISPGVQKDILHIFARKVRATIREEIGDSKFCIIIDEARDESKREQMAVVLRFVDKHGCIQERFFDLIHVFDTCFLTLKTEISSVLSRHNLDVQNLRG from the exons ATGACGAGAAAGCAAAGTAAAATTGATGCAATTTTTAAGAGAAAAGCTGCTGATAATATTggagttcaaacaaatcaaccCTCTAATCTTATTTTACAAGAAGTTCAAGTAAGTGAACTCTCTAATCTTACTCAAAATACACATGAACATGAAGCTAAAGTTTCAAGATTAGAAAAAGATGTTGATATCTCTTTACTAGAAAGGGATCCAGGAAAGCGACGTCCAATTTGGCAGTATAATGTCAATGAACGTGACAAGATTCGTAGAGCATATATAATAGCTGGGCCATACCAACCAACAAATATTAGCTATCCAGCTTCTG AGTTAGGATTTAGTAATTGGAAGAAAGTAAACAATGGAGTGAATTGTGCATTTGTATGTCACGAGGGTTCTATTCCTAATTCTCCTCATAATTTATGTGTGAAATCTTGTGATGATTTAATGGCTCATTCTAAGCATATAGACAAAGTTCTTGATAGGCATAGTGATGAAACTATTGCAAATAACCGATTAAGGTTGAAGACATCTATTGATGCTATTCGATGGCTTGCATTTCAAGCATGTGCATTTAGAGGCGACGATGAAAGTCCTGGATCTTTGAATAGGGgaaattttattaagttaatTAAGCTTTTAGCTTCATGTAATCAGAATGTTAATAATGTTGTCCTTGAAAATGCTCCTGGAAATGCTCAATATATATCTCCCGGTGTTCAAAAAGATATATTGCATATCTTTGCTAGAAAAGTGCGTGCAACAATTCGAGAAGAAATTGGTGATTctaaattttgtataattattgATGAAGCAAGAGATGAGTCAAAGCGAGAACAAATGGCTGTGGTTTTGAGATTTGTAGACAAGCACGGTTGTATTCAAGAAAGATTTTTTGATCTTATACATGTTTTTGATACGTGTTTTTTGACATTGAAAACAGAAATTTCATCAGTTCTTTCTCGTCATAATCTTGATGTTCAAAATCTTAGGGGATAA
- the LOC130943611 gene encoding putative HVA22-like protein g isoform X2 produces MIGSFITRALVMAFGYAYPAYECYKAVEKNKPEIEQLRFWCQYWILVALLTVFERIGDTFISWVPMYSEAKLAFFIYLWYPKTKGTTYVYDSFFRPYVAKHESEIDRNLSELKTRAGDVAVLYWQRAASYGQTRIVDILQYVAAQSTPAPPPAQQRPGARVRQTAPANHQPAAATEIQAEDPPSPTSRSSLSQQQKEVAEMSSSQVPKAVLSAAGISTQNPTPQLINQSAAPAETEPMQINAANESENPSTEETVMEESIRVTRGRLRKNRSTAMP; encoded by the exons ATGATAGGATCGTTTATTACCCGGGCACTTGT AATGGCTTTTGGCTATGCCTACCCAGCCTATGAATGCTATAAAGCAGTTGAGAAGAATAAACCAGAAATTGAGCAACTTCGCTTTTGGTGCCAATATTG GATTTTGGTCGCTCTTTTGACAGTTTTTGAGAGAATTGGTGATACTTTTATATCATG GGTCCCAATGTACAGTGAAGCTAAGTTGGCGTTTTTCATATACCTGTGGTACCCTAAAACAAAG GGGACAACATATGTATATGATTCCTTCTTTAGACCATATGTTGCAAAGCATGAGTCAGAAATCGATCGCAACTTGTCAGAACTAAAGACAAGGGCTGGAGATGTAGCAGTTTTGTATTGGCAAAGAGCTGCTAGTTACGGCCAGACTAGAATAGTTGACATTTTGCAGTATGTTGCTGCGCAATCAACGCCAGCACCTCCCCCTGCTCAG CAACGACCAGGTGCAAGGGTCCGTCAAACTGCACCAGCTAATCATCAACCAGCTGCTGCAACAGAAATACAGGCTGAGGATCCTCCTTCTCCTACTTCCCGATCATCTTTAAGTCAGCAACAGAAGGAAGTAGCAGAGATGAGTTCTTCACAAGTGCCTAAAGCCGTTTTATCTGCAGCAGGCATAAGTACCCAGAATCCTACGCCCCAGTTGATCAACCAATCAGCAGCACCTGCAGAGACAGAGCCAATGCAGATTAATGCAGCAAATGAAAGTGAGAACCCCTCTACAGAAGAGACAGTAATGGAAGAAAGCATTAGGGTTACACGTGGCAGATTAAGAAAAAATCGATCAACTGCAATGCCTTAA
- the LOC130946904 gene encoding WEB family protein At1g75720-like — translation MMKNREEGVTAVRNAEIDTRAPFTSVKEAVSLFGDKVLAGHVYANTTYLKHQSGEKESYWKIGEVAAELKETRENLERAREESMLMAHCLSSLQEELERTKRELQQLKQMSETEKHVDVHPPADDEIEEDVKFVENLTTFQVKSSRFEDEFQKKRYVTFANPPSESHHHHHHLMLQPPPEKLERHPSLRRNTKKKSFIPLIGAIFSRKNPTQH, via the exons atgatgaagaatagGGAAGAGGGTGTAACGGCGGTGAGAAATGCAGAGATAGATACAAGGGCGCCTTTCACGTCTGTCAAGGAAGCTGTCTCATTGTTCGGTGACAAAGTTCTCGCTGGACACGTCTATGCTAATACAACCTACCTTAAACACCAG AGTGGAGAGAAGGAAAGTTATTGGAAGATCGGGGAGGTTGCGGCAGAGCTAAAGGAAACGCGAGAAAACTTGGAGAGAGCAAGAGAGGAAAGCATGTTAATGGCGCATTGTCTTTCTTCTCTTCAGGAAGAGCTAGAACGCACCAAGCGAGAGCTGCAACAACTGAAGCAAATGAGTGAAACAGAAAAGCATGTTGATGTTCATCCACCAGCAGATGATGAGATTGAAGAAGACGTCAAGTTTGTTGAGAACTTAACCACTTTTCAAGTTAAGAGTTCGAGATTCGAGGATGAGTTCCAGAAGAAGAGGTACGTCACCTTCGCCAATCCACCCTCAGagtctcatcatcatcatcatcatttgaTGCTGCAGCCTCCTCCTGAAAAGTTGGAAAGGCATCCTTCTCTTAGGAGGAACACGAAGAAGAAGTCCTTCATTCCACTCATTGGTGCTATCTTTTCAAGGAAAAACCCAACCCAACATTAA